One region of Salinibacterium sp. TMP30 genomic DNA includes:
- a CDS encoding cell wall-binding repeat-containing protein has translation MGLASAVLAVGMVAQTPPQPAAAISGSEFDPGTIISDAEFYNGNAMTEAQIQSFLNSKTGILKSLRQNVATRPKEVSQTTGNLICEQILGGTKLLASTMIYRAQVACGISAKVILVTLQKEQGLITNFSPSYHNINFALGYGCPDTPAGCSGAYEGFGYQVFTGTRQFKAYKAANFAKQPGTHTIAYFPNNVACGSKTIKVTNYATAALYNYTPYVPNAAALANLGGLGNSCSSYGNRNFWYYYYSWFGNPTDIKPTAPVERIGGANRYETSAMLVKKSYLTTGVERVYVATGAGFADALSASGAAGAAGAPLLLVGSNSVPASVKTQLQRLAPQEIIVLGGPAIVSDDVVSVLGTLAASVSRVFGADRYETSRLVAAASFPAGTTTSAFIATGSTFPDALSASSAAATAGGPMILVKGGATSVDADTLDLLTNLGVTKVSIAGGTGAVSAGIESQLVAVLGAANVARYGGANRIDTSVAINNASFDGADTVYFATGKNFPDALSGAAVAGATGSPLYIVNSSCVPKAVLQAVIDLGATKVVVLGGTGVLTSDVVHYRNCT, from the coding sequence ATGGGGCTAGCGTCCGCTGTTCTCGCGGTGGGCATGGTCGCGCAGACTCCGCCGCAACCAGCCGCCGCCATCTCTGGAAGCGAGTTTGATCCAGGAACCATCATCAGCGACGCTGAGTTCTACAACGGCAACGCAATGACCGAAGCTCAGATTCAGTCATTCCTCAATTCTAAAACCGGCATCCTCAAAAGCTTGCGCCAGAACGTCGCCACTCGACCAAAAGAGGTCTCACAAACCACGGGAAATTTGATCTGCGAGCAGATCTTGGGCGGCACTAAGTTGCTCGCCTCGACGATGATCTACCGAGCTCAAGTTGCGTGCGGTATCAGCGCCAAAGTGATTTTGGTTACGCTTCAGAAGGAACAGGGCCTGATCACCAACTTCAGTCCCAGCTACCACAATATTAACTTCGCTCTCGGTTACGGCTGCCCCGACACCCCAGCGGGGTGCTCGGGCGCCTATGAGGGCTTCGGGTACCAGGTTTTCACGGGAACACGGCAATTCAAAGCCTACAAAGCGGCTAACTTCGCCAAGCAACCGGGTACTCATACGATTGCATATTTTCCCAACAACGTGGCGTGTGGAAGCAAGACAATCAAAGTCACGAACTACGCGACTGCGGCGCTCTACAACTACACTCCGTACGTTCCCAATGCGGCCGCTTTGGCTAACCTCGGTGGGCTCGGCAATAGCTGTTCATCCTACGGCAACCGCAACTTCTGGTACTACTACTACTCTTGGTTCGGCAACCCCACGGACATCAAGCCGACTGCGCCTGTCGAACGCATCGGTGGGGCGAATCGATACGAAACATCAGCAATGTTGGTCAAGAAGAGCTACCTCACGACTGGAGTCGAGCGGGTATACGTTGCGACAGGTGCAGGGTTTGCCGATGCGCTGAGTGCTTCAGGCGCCGCGGGGGCTGCCGGCGCTCCGCTTTTGCTCGTCGGGTCAAATTCAGTGCCGGCGAGCGTCAAGACTCAGCTGCAGCGGCTGGCCCCGCAGGAGATAATCGTGCTCGGTGGGCCCGCGATCGTTTCGGATGACGTTGTGAGCGTTCTTGGGACGCTGGCGGCTTCAGTTTCCCGCGTCTTTGGAGCGGATCGCTATGAGACGTCACGATTGGTAGCTGCAGCGTCGTTCCCAGCGGGCACGACGACGTCCGCCTTCATCGCGACTGGCAGCACGTTCCCTGACGCTTTGTCGGCAAGCTCCGCGGCGGCGACAGCCGGTGGACCGATGATCCTTGTTAAGGGTGGCGCCACCTCGGTTGATGCCGACACCCTCGATCTCCTAACAAACCTAGGAGTGACGAAGGTCTCGATCGCAGGCGGTACTGGCGCTGTTTCTGCCGGCATCGAGAGCCAGCTCGTGGCTGTTCTCGGCGCCGCAAACGTAGCTCGCTATGGAGGAGCCAATCGCATTGACACGTCTGTGGCGATCAACAATGCAAGCTTCGATGGAGCAGATACGGTCTATTTCGCAACAGGCAAGAACTTCCCAGATGCTCTCTCGGGCGCTGCAGTCGCTGGAGCGACAGGATCTCCCCTATATATTGTCAATTCCTCGTGCGTTCCTAAAGCAGTACTTCAAGCGGTCATAGATCTCGGGGCGACGAAAGTCGTAGTCCTTGGTGGCACCGGAGTGCTCACGTCAGACGTTGTTCACTATCGGAACTGCACGTAG